In Streptomyces qaidamensis, one DNA window encodes the following:
- a CDS encoding lipid-transfer protein has translation MAAGSGGLKDATAVVGIGQTPFAKRLPEDERTLACRAVLAALDDAGIAPGEVDALASYTMEETDEVELAKACGFGDITFFSKVGFGGGGSCATVAHLAAAIVAGQAGVGVAWRSRKRGSGPRPWTDTTVQLPTPAQWTRPYGLLRPADEIAMLTRRYLHEYGATRDHLFNVALACRNRANQNPAAIMYERPLTREMYMTSRWISEPLCLFDNCLETDGALACVVVSAERARDCRRRPVYVHSAAQSLPAQHHGMVNYWNDDPLTGPAWSAARHLWKHSDLTPEDVDVAQIYDAFTPLVLLSLEGYGFCGRGEGGAFTEGGALETGGLLPLNTGGGGLSEAYVHGFNLINEGVRQLRGTSTAQVPDASACLVTAGEGVPTSALLLRS, from the coding sequence ATGGCAGCAGGATCGGGAGGCCTCAAGGACGCGACCGCTGTCGTCGGCATAGGCCAGACGCCCTTCGCCAAACGGCTCCCGGAGGACGAACGCACCCTCGCCTGCCGTGCCGTACTGGCCGCGCTCGACGACGCGGGGATCGCGCCCGGCGAGGTCGACGCCCTCGCCTCCTACACCATGGAGGAGACCGACGAGGTGGAGCTGGCGAAGGCCTGCGGCTTCGGCGATATCACCTTCTTCAGCAAGGTCGGCTTCGGGGGCGGAGGTTCGTGCGCCACCGTCGCCCATCTCGCCGCCGCCATCGTCGCCGGGCAGGCCGGTGTCGGGGTGGCCTGGCGGTCCCGCAAGCGGGGCAGCGGCCCACGCCCCTGGACCGACACGACCGTCCAGCTCCCGACCCCGGCCCAGTGGACCCGGCCGTACGGGCTGCTGAGGCCCGCCGACGAGATCGCGATGCTCACCCGCCGCTACCTGCACGAGTACGGCGCCACCCGCGACCACCTGTTCAACGTCGCCCTGGCCTGCCGCAACCGGGCCAACCAGAACCCCGCCGCGATCATGTACGAACGGCCCCTCACCCGCGAGATGTACATGACCTCCCGCTGGATCAGCGAGCCGCTCTGCCTCTTCGACAACTGCCTGGAGACCGACGGGGCCCTGGCCTGTGTCGTGGTCTCCGCCGAGCGCGCCCGCGACTGCCGGCGCAGGCCCGTCTACGTCCATTCCGCCGCCCAGTCCCTCCCCGCCCAGCACCACGGCATGGTCAACTACTGGAACGACGACCCCCTCACCGGCCCCGCCTGGAGTGCCGCCCGGCACCTGTGGAAACACTCCGACCTGACCCCCGAGGACGTCGACGTCGCCCAGATCTACGACGCCTTCACGCCCCTGGTCCTGCTCTCCCTGGAGGGCTACGGCTTCTGCGGGCGTGGTGAGGGCGGGGCGTTCACCGAGGGCGGGGCGCTGGAGACCGGCGGGCTGCTGCCGCTGAACACCGGCGGGGGCGGCCTGTCCGAGGCCTACGTCCACGGCTTCAACCTCATCAACGAAGGGGTCAGACAGCTGCGCGGCACCAGTACCGCCCAGGTGCCGGACGCCTCCGCCTGTCTGGTCACGGCGGGCGAAGGGGTCCCGACCTCCGCCCTGCTGCTGAGGAGTTGA
- a CDS encoding type II toxin-antitoxin system VapC family toxin — MGPTCYVLDCEAFSRTVLGDRVMLARLKDAHRSGIRVVTSSMTLIEAYHGRVKRAAWAWAMSRVVVEPVSREVAEAAVALLQDTGPHGHKYAIDAALAVIASRQRGGVVLFTSDEDDMGKLCGPGVRVVPL, encoded by the coding sequence GTGGGGCCGACCTGCTACGTGCTGGACTGCGAGGCGTTCTCCCGGACCGTCCTGGGCGACCGGGTGATGCTCGCCCGGCTCAAGGACGCGCACCGTTCCGGCATCCGCGTCGTGACCAGCTCGATGACGCTGATCGAGGCGTACCACGGCCGCGTGAAACGGGCGGCTTGGGCATGGGCGATGTCCCGTGTCGTCGTGGAACCCGTGTCCCGGGAGGTCGCCGAGGCGGCTGTCGCCCTGCTTCAGGACACGGGTCCGCACGGCCACAAGTACGCGATCGACGCGGCCTTGGCCGTGATCGCGAGCCGGCAACGCGGAGGCGTGGTGCTCTTCACGTCCGACGAGGACGACATGGGGAAGCTGTGCGGGCCGGGGGTGCGGGTCGTTCCGCTGTAG
- a CDS encoding FadD3 family acyl-CoA ligase: MRADTAWGSVPGLVEAAAERYADVEAVVDGRTRVTYAELGARVERAAAACMATGVEPGDRVGIWAPNSLDWIVAALGAVSAGAVLVPLNTRFKGAEAADVLRRSGTRLLFVTGTFLGTSYVASLRRAAGDGPGTGPLPGLPELRHAVVLSDDTPAGFLTWKDFLASGEGTGSAEVRGRSAAVPGTRPSDIIFTSGTTGRPKGAVITHAQTLRAYDIWSDLAGLTRGDRYLIVNPFFHTFGYKAGVIACLMRGATMIPQPVFNVTTVLANIAAERISVLPGPPTLLQSLLDHPARDAHDLTALRLVVTGAAVVPLRLVERLRGELGIGTVLTAYGLSEASGVVTMCRRGDDPTVIASTSGRAIPGTQVRVVDPEGRPLAPGLPGEVLVRGFHVMSGYYEDERATAEVLSEDGWLRTGDVGVLDAAGNLRITDRLKDMFIVGGFNAYPAEIEQLLGLHPDVADVAVIGVPDARLGEVGRAYVVRRPGALLTAGDLIAWSRREMANYKVPRTVEFVERLPRNASGKVVKGALRDTVTG, from the coding sequence GTGCGAGCGGATACGGCATGGGGAAGCGTTCCGGGCCTGGTCGAGGCGGCGGCCGAGCGGTACGCGGACGTCGAGGCGGTCGTCGACGGCCGGACCCGCGTCACCTACGCGGAACTGGGCGCACGGGTCGAGCGCGCGGCAGCGGCCTGCATGGCGACCGGCGTCGAACCGGGCGACCGGGTCGGCATCTGGGCCCCGAACTCGCTCGACTGGATCGTCGCGGCCCTGGGCGCCGTCTCGGCGGGCGCGGTGCTCGTGCCGCTGAACACCCGGTTCAAGGGCGCCGAGGCGGCGGACGTGCTGCGCCGCAGCGGCACCCGGCTGCTGTTCGTGACCGGCACGTTCCTCGGCACCTCGTACGTGGCGTCCCTGCGCCGGGCGGCGGGGGACGGCCCGGGCACCGGCCCCCTGCCCGGCCTGCCCGAGCTGCGGCACGCGGTCGTCCTCTCGGACGACACCCCGGCCGGCTTCCTGACCTGGAAGGACTTCCTGGCGAGCGGGGAGGGGACGGGGTCGGCGGAGGTCCGCGGAAGGTCCGCGGCCGTACCGGGGACCCGGCCCTCGGACATCATCTTCACCTCGGGCACGACGGGCCGCCCCAAGGGCGCCGTCATCACCCACGCCCAGACGCTGCGGGCGTACGACATCTGGAGCGACCTGGCGGGCCTCACCCGGGGCGACCGCTACCTGATCGTCAACCCCTTCTTCCACACCTTCGGCTACAAGGCCGGGGTGATCGCCTGCCTCATGCGGGGCGCGACGATGATCCCCCAGCCCGTGTTCAACGTGACCACGGTCCTCGCCAACATCGCCGCCGAGCGGATCTCCGTGCTCCCCGGCCCCCCGACCCTCCTCCAGTCCCTCCTGGACCACCCCGCACGGGACGCCCACGACCTGACGGCCCTGCGCCTGGTCGTGACGGGAGCGGCGGTCGTGCCGCTGCGCCTGGTCGAGCGGCTGCGCGGCGAACTCGGCATCGGCACGGTCCTCACCGCCTACGGCCTCTCCGAAGCGAGCGGTGTCGTCACGATGTGCCGGCGCGGCGACGACCCGACGGTCATCGCGTCCACGTCGGGCCGGGCCATCCCCGGCACGCAGGTGCGGGTCGTGGACCCCGAAGGCCGGCCTCTGGCACCCGGCCTGCCGGGCGAGGTCCTGGTGCGCGGCTTCCACGTCATGAGCGGCTACTACGAGGACGAGCGGGCCACCGCCGAGGTGCTGTCCGAGGACGGCTGGCTGCGCACCGGCGACGTCGGCGTCCTGGACGCCGCGGGCAACCTGCGCATCACGGACCGCCTCAAGGACATGTTCATCGTCGGCGGCTTCAACGCCTACCCCGCCGAGATAGAGCAGCTCCTGGGCCTCCACCCGGACGTGGCGGACGTCGCGGTGATCGGCGTACCGGACGCCCGGCTCGGGGAGGTCGGCAGGGCCTACGTCGTACGGCGCCCGGGCGCCCTGCTGACCGCCGGCGACCTGATCGCCTGGTCCCGCAGGGAGATGGCCAACTACAAGGTCCCGAGAACGGTGGAGTTCGTCGAGCGGCTGCCGCGCAACGCGAGCGGGAAGGTCGTGAAGGGCGCGCTGCGGGACACGGTCACCGGCTGA
- a CDS encoding enoyl-CoA hydratase/isomerase family protein produces MSGVLVRADRDSGVAVVTLDRPGRLNAVDLAMADELASAWHELRFDDAVRAIVLTGAGERAFCTGIDRDAVVPQPNSPYAQDDPLLGIGPKANDLWKPVVAAVHGMACGGAFYLLGEAEFVVADTTACFFDPHTTYGMVSAYESVLMAQRMPYGEVARMALMGAAERISARRAYEIGLVSELVPEGEALGAATACATVLAGYPTEAVQGTVRALWAASEAGRAQGFAQAPHLIALGNAAGERQARLFAGRSREYRLRE; encoded by the coding sequence ATGAGCGGTGTGCTCGTACGGGCCGACCGGGACAGCGGGGTCGCCGTCGTGACACTGGACCGGCCCGGGCGGCTCAATGCCGTCGACCTCGCCATGGCCGACGAACTGGCCTCCGCATGGCACGAGTTGCGGTTCGACGACGCCGTGCGGGCGATCGTCCTCACCGGGGCCGGTGAGCGCGCGTTCTGCACCGGCATCGACCGGGACGCCGTCGTGCCGCAGCCGAACTCGCCCTACGCGCAGGACGATCCTCTGCTCGGGATCGGGCCGAAGGCGAACGACCTGTGGAAACCGGTCGTCGCCGCCGTGCACGGCATGGCCTGCGGAGGCGCCTTCTACCTGCTCGGCGAGGCGGAGTTCGTCGTTGCGGACACCACCGCCTGCTTCTTCGACCCGCACACCACCTACGGCATGGTCAGCGCCTACGAGTCCGTCCTCATGGCGCAGCGCATGCCCTACGGGGAGGTCGCGCGGATGGCGCTGATGGGGGCGGCGGAGCGGATCTCGGCCCGGCGGGCGTACGAGATCGGGCTGGTGTCGGAACTCGTGCCGGAGGGCGAGGCATTGGGGGCGGCGACCGCGTGCGCCACCGTCCTCGCCGGGTATCCGACCGAGGCCGTGCAGGGGACCGTGCGGGCGCTGTGGGCCGCGAGTGAGGCGGGGCGGGCCCAGGGATTCGCACAGGCACCGCATCTCATCGCACTCGGGAACGCGGCGGGCGAGCGGCAGGCCCGGTTGTTCGCCGGGAGGTCGAGGGAGTACCGGTTGCGTGAGTGA
- a CDS encoding Zn-ribbon domain-containing OB-fold protein → MLRPVPDADGAPFWEYAAQGELRVQACGDCGELRFPPRPCCPHCQSFASEWRPVSGRGRVWSYVVAHPPLLPDYAAHAPYNVVVVELDEAPRIRLVGNLVAGAGQPLGAFPPENLRIGARVRAVFHDGLPQWVPERS, encoded by the coding sequence ATGCTGCGTCCCGTCCCCGACGCCGACGGCGCCCCCTTCTGGGAGTACGCCGCCCAGGGCGAACTCCGCGTCCAGGCCTGCGGCGACTGCGGAGAACTCCGCTTCCCGCCCCGGCCCTGCTGCCCGCACTGCCAGTCCTTCGCGAGCGAGTGGCGTCCGGTCTCCGGCCGGGGCCGGGTCTGGTCGTACGTCGTCGCCCATCCGCCGCTGCTGCCCGACTACGCCGCGCACGCGCCGTACAACGTGGTCGTCGTCGAGCTGGACGAGGCGCCCCGCATCAGGCTGGTGGGCAATCTGGTCGCCGGGGCCGGGCAGCCCCTGGGCGCCTTCCCTCCGGAGAACCTGCGCATCGGCGCCCGGGTACGGGCCGTCTTCCACGACGGCCTTCCCCAGTGGGTCCCGGAGCGGTCATGA
- a CDS encoding alpha/beta fold hydrolase — protein MIDVNGIQLHIAEQGEGPLVVLLHGFPESWHSWRHQFGPLAEAGFRVVAPDQRGYGGSDRPEDVAAYSILHLVGDVVGLVHALGEERAFVVGHDWGAPVAWHTALLRPDVVRGVAGLSVPPPFRGSRPPLQTMQERFEGRFYWNHFNRPGAADAEFAADTRTTLRKLLYSASGDAPDAGRPEQALVDPERGWLTDAPDPEVLPEWLTEEDLDVLTESFEPGFTGALNWYRNLDRNWELTAPWQGAVVTSPALYVYGDRDVVPAFPGTPELIERLPDLMPDLRRKPLVLPGCGHWTQQERPAEVNEALIDFLTELRD, from the coding sequence ATGATCGACGTCAATGGCATACAGCTGCACATCGCGGAGCAGGGTGAGGGCCCGCTCGTGGTGCTGCTGCACGGGTTCCCGGAGTCCTGGCACTCCTGGCGGCACCAGTTCGGGCCGCTGGCCGAGGCCGGTTTCCGGGTGGTCGCGCCCGACCAGCGGGGGTACGGCGGCAGTGACCGCCCCGAGGACGTGGCCGCGTACAGCATCCTCCACCTGGTGGGGGACGTGGTCGGGCTGGTCCACGCGCTGGGCGAGGAGCGGGCGTTCGTCGTCGGGCACGACTGGGGCGCGCCGGTGGCCTGGCACACCGCGCTGCTGCGGCCGGACGTGGTGCGCGGGGTGGCGGGGCTGAGCGTGCCGCCGCCGTTCCGGGGGAGCCGGCCTCCGCTTCAGACCATGCAGGAGCGGTTCGAGGGGCGCTTCTACTGGAACCACTTCAACCGGCCGGGGGCCGCGGACGCCGAGTTCGCCGCCGACACCCGCACGACCCTGCGCAAGCTGCTGTACTCCGCCTCCGGTGACGCGCCGGACGCCGGGCGTCCCGAGCAGGCCCTGGTCGACCCGGAGCGCGGCTGGCTCACGGACGCGCCGGACCCCGAGGTGCTGCCCGAGTGGCTCACCGAGGAGGACCTCGACGTGCTCACCGAGAGCTTCGAGCCGGGCTTCACCGGCGCGCTCAACTGGTACCGCAACCTGGACCGCAACTGGGAGCTGACCGCCCCCTGGCAGGGCGCGGTCGTCACTTCGCCCGCCCTGTACGTGTACGGCGACCGCGACGTGGTCCCGGCCTTCCCGGGGACACCCGAACTGATCGAGCGGCTGCCGGACTTGATGCCGGACCTGCGCCGCAAGCCGCTCGTGCTGCCGGGCTGCGGCCACTGGACGCAGCAGGAGCGGCCCGCCGAGGTGAACGAGGCGCTGATCGACTTCCTGACGGAGCTGCGGGACTGA
- a CDS encoding SMP-30/gluconolactonase/LRE family protein: MPGEQPHLYETLDERFRTGRCQAGDSRLEALYEGCRWAEGPVYVPAGRYLVWSDIPNDRLLRWDETTGAVGVFRSPAGYPNGSTLDGQGRLITCEQGNRRVTRTEHDGSVTVIAERFRGKRLNSPNDAVVKSDGSVWFSDPEFGIATDYEGHRAESEIGARNVYRVDPATGEVRLVADGFQGPNGLVFSPDERQLYVSDSVANHIRVFDVREDGTTLSGGDVFAACGNGNFDNIRFDDQGRLWAAAMAGGVHCYDPDGTLIGRILVPGTVANVRFGGARRNRLFIAADTTLYSLMMSVTGTPALPLSR, from the coding sequence ATGCCCGGCGAGCAGCCCCACCTCTACGAGACCCTCGACGAGCGGTTCCGGACGGGCCGGTGTCAGGCGGGGGATTCGCGGCTGGAGGCCCTTTACGAAGGGTGCCGGTGGGCCGAGGGGCCCGTGTACGTGCCCGCCGGGCGGTACCTCGTGTGGAGCGACATCCCGAACGACCGGCTGCTGCGGTGGGACGAGACCACCGGGGCCGTCGGGGTGTTCCGCTCCCCCGCCGGGTACCCGAACGGCAGCACCCTGGACGGCCAGGGCCGTCTCATCACCTGCGAGCAGGGCAACCGGCGGGTGACCAGGACCGAGCACGACGGCTCGGTCACCGTGATCGCCGAGCGGTTCCGGGGCAAGCGGCTCAACAGTCCGAACGACGCCGTCGTGAAGTCGGACGGGTCGGTGTGGTTCTCCGACCCCGAGTTCGGGATCGCCACCGACTACGAGGGGCACCGCGCCGAGAGCGAGATCGGCGCCCGGAACGTCTACCGCGTCGACCCCGCGACCGGCGAGGTGCGGCTGGTCGCCGACGGGTTCCAGGGGCCCAACGGGCTGGTCTTCTCGCCGGACGAGCGGCAGCTGTACGTATCGGACAGCGTCGCCAATCACATCCGCGTCTTCGACGTCCGCGAGGACGGGACGACCCTCTCCGGCGGCGATGTCTTCGCCGCGTGCGGGAACGGCAACTTCGACAACATCCGGTTCGACGACCAGGGGCGGCTCTGGGCCGCCGCGATGGCCGGCGGCGTGCACTGCTACGACCCCGACGGCACGCTGATCGGCCGCATCCTGGTGCCCGGCACCGTCGCCAACGTCCGCTTCGGCGGCGCGCGGCGCAACCGCCTGTTCATCGCGGCCGACACCACCCTGTACTCCTTGATGATGTCGGTCACCGGCACCCCGGCCCTGCCGCTCAGCCGGTGA